The sequence GACCTCCGCGTCCACGAGTTGGGCGACGCAGAGCTGGTCAAGCTCCGCGACGAGATCGAAGCGAACTTCCAGACCGAGGGTGACCTCCGTCGCGAGGTGCAGGCCGACATCCGTCGCAAGATCGAGATCGGCAGCTACCAGGGTCGCCGCCACCGCCAGGGCCTTCCGGTCCGCGGGCAGCGCACCAAGACCAACGCCCGGTCCCGCAAGGGCCCCAAGCGCACGGTTGCCGGCAAGAAGAAGGCCTGACGGCCCTTCCTCGACCGAGATCTCATCACCAGTTCACAGGAGATACTGAATGCCTCCCAAGCCCCGCGCGGCCAAGGTGCGCCGCAAGGAGAAGAAGAACGTCGCCCAGGGCGAAGCCCACATCAAGAGCACGTTCAACAACACCATCATCACCATCACCGACCCGACCGGTGCGGTGATCTCGTGGGCCTCCGCCGGCACCGTCGGCTTCAAGGGCTCGCGCAAGTCCACGCCGTACGCCGCCCAGATGGCCGCCGAGGCCGCCGGGCGTCGCGCCCAGGAGCACGGCATGAAGAAGGTCGACGTCTTCGTCAAGGGCCCCGGCTCGGGCCGTGAGACGGCGATCCGTTCGCTGGGTGCCCTCGGCCTCGAGGTCGGCACCATCCAGGACGTGACCCCCAACCCGCACAACGGTTGCCGCCCGCCCAAGCGCCGGCGCGTCTGAGCCGACCGAGACCGAAAGAAGGAGCGTAGGAAATGGCCCGCTACACCGGCCCCATGACCCGCAAGTCGCGCCGCCTCGGTACCGACCTGGTCGGCGAGGACAAGGCATTCGAGAAGCGCCCCTACCCGCCGGGCCAGCACGGCCGCGCGCGGGTCAAGGAGAGCGAGTTCCGCAACCAGCTGCACGAGAAGCAGAAGGCCCGCTTCACCTACGGCGTGCTGGAGCGTCAGTTCCACAACTACTACGTCGAGGCCGCGCGTCGGCAGGGCAAGACGGGTGACAACCTGCTGCAGATGCTCGAGGCCCGCCTGGACAACGTGGTCTACCGCGCCGGGTTCGCCCGCACGCGTCGTCAGGCCCGCCAGCTGGTCGTCCACGGCCACTTCCTGGTCAACGGCAAGAAGGTCAACGTGCCGTCCTTCCAGGTCAGCCAGTACGACATCATCGACGTGCGCGAGAAGTCGCTGGAGATGACGCCGTTCATCGTGGCCCGCGAGACCCACGCCGAGCGCGTGGTCCCGGCGTGGCTGCAGGCGCTGCCCAACCGGATGCGGATCCTGGTGCACCAGCTCCCGGTCCGTGAGCAGATCACGGTCGACGTCCAGGAGCAGCTGATCGTCGAGTTCTACTCGAAGAAGTGATCCCCGGGGCGTCCTGCCCCATCAGTTCCACCATTCGTCCACGCATCACATCTGGGTCTTCAAATAGCGGTCGACCCGGAAAGGAACGAAACCAGTGCTCATTGCACAGCGCCCCACCCTGTCGGAGGAGACCGTCGACCAGTTCCGGTCGCGGTTCGTCATCGAGCCGCTCGAGCCGGGTTTTGGCTACACCCTGGGCAACTCGCTGCGTCGTACCCTCCTCTCCTCGATCCCCGGTGCCTCGGTCACGAGCATCAAGATCGACGGCGTGCTCCACGAGTTCTCCACCGTGGAGGGCGTCAAGGAGGACGTCACCGAGATCATCCTCAACCTCAAGGGCCTCGTGGTCTCCTCCGAGCACGACGAGCCGGTCACCATGTACCTGCGCAAGTCGGGTGCCGGTGACGTGACCGCCGCCGACATCGCGCCGCCGGCCGGTGTCGAGGTGCACAACCCCGACCTCAAGCTCGCCACCCTCGGTGAGGACGGCAAGCTCGAGATGGAGCTCGTCGTCGAGCGTGGCCGTGGCTACGTCTCGGCGGTCCAGAACAAGGGCAGCGAGAACGAGATCGGCCGGATCCCGGTCGACTCGATCTACAGCCCCGTGCTGAAGGTCACCTACAAGGTCGAGGCCACCCGTGTCGAGCAGCGCACCGACTTCGACAAGCTGATCATCGACGTCGAGACCAAGCCGTCCATCATGCCGCGTGACGCGATCGCGTCGGCCGGTACGACGCTGGTCGAACTGTTCGGCCTGGCCCGCGAGCTCAACATCGAGGCCGAGGGCATCGACATCGGCCCGTCGCCGGTGGACGAGCAGCTCGCCGCGGACCTCGCCCTCCCGGTCGAGGACCTGCAGCTGACCGTCCGGTCCTACAACTGCCTCAAGCGCGAGGGCATCCACACCGTGGGTGAGCTCATCGGTCGCTCGGAGCAGGACCTGATGGACATCCGCAACTTCGGCGCGAAGTCCATCGACGAGGTCAAGGGCAAGCTGACCGAGATGGGCCTCTCCCTCAAGGACAGCGCACCGGGCTTCGACCCGCACGCCGCGCTGGCCGAGATGGGCGAGGACGACGACACCGCGTTCGTCGAGGACGAGCAGTACTGATCCCGGGCTCGCAGTAGCCCCGACTACCCCGGTACCTGACACGGCCGGGGAGGAAAGAGAGACGACATGCCCAAGCCCAAGAAGGGCCCCCGCCTCGGCGGCAGCCCGTCGCACCAGCGGCTGATCCTGGCCAACCTGGCCACCGCGCTCTTCGAGCACGGCCGGATCACGACCACCGAGACGCGGGCCCGCACGCTGCGGCCCTACGCGGAGAAGCTGATCACCAAGGCCAAGAAGGCGCACCTGGGGGAGAACCCCCTGCACCAGCGCCGTGAGGTCCTGAAGGTGATCCACGACAAGTCCGTCGTGCACGAGCTCTTCACCGAGATCGCCCCGGCGTACGCCGAGCGTCCCGGTGGCTACACCCGCATCACCAAGCTCGCGCCGCGCAAGGGCGACAACGC comes from Nocardioides panacisoli and encodes:
- the rpsK gene encoding 30S ribosomal protein S11 translates to MPPKPRAAKVRRKEKKNVAQGEAHIKSTFNNTIITITDPTGAVISWASAGTVGFKGSRKSTPYAAQMAAEAAGRRAQEHGMKKVDVFVKGPGSGRETAIRSLGALGLEVGTIQDVTPNPHNGCRPPKRRRV
- the rplQ gene encoding 50S ribosomal protein L17, with protein sequence MPKPKKGPRLGGSPSHQRLILANLATALFEHGRITTTETRARTLRPYAEKLITKAKKAHLGENPLHQRREVLKVIHDKSVVHELFTEIAPAYAERPGGYTRITKLAPRKGDNAPMAVIELVTEAYSPKAPAAPAQEAPAAAEEAPVEETTDAVEEAPVEEAAETTEEAPAEEATEATDEAAEEAPAEESDEDKA
- the rpsD gene encoding 30S ribosomal protein S4; translated protein: MARYTGPMTRKSRRLGTDLVGEDKAFEKRPYPPGQHGRARVKESEFRNQLHEKQKARFTYGVLERQFHNYYVEAARRQGKTGDNLLQMLEARLDNVVYRAGFARTRRQARQLVVHGHFLVNGKKVNVPSFQVSQYDIIDVREKSLEMTPFIVARETHAERVVPAWLQALPNRMRILVHQLPVREQITVDVQEQLIVEFYSKK
- a CDS encoding DNA-directed RNA polymerase subunit alpha — protein: MLIAQRPTLSEETVDQFRSRFVIEPLEPGFGYTLGNSLRRTLLSSIPGASVTSIKIDGVLHEFSTVEGVKEDVTEIILNLKGLVVSSEHDEPVTMYLRKSGAGDVTAADIAPPAGVEVHNPDLKLATLGEDGKLEMELVVERGRGYVSAVQNKGSENEIGRIPVDSIYSPVLKVTYKVEATRVEQRTDFDKLIIDVETKPSIMPRDAIASAGTTLVELFGLARELNIEAEGIDIGPSPVDEQLAADLALPVEDLQLTVRSYNCLKREGIHTVGELIGRSEQDLMDIRNFGAKSIDEVKGKLTEMGLSLKDSAPGFDPHAALAEMGEDDDTAFVEDEQY
- the rpsM gene encoding 30S ribosomal protein S13, producing MARLVGVDLPRDKRIEVALTYIYGIGRTSAQKVLAATGISPDLRVHELGDAELVKLRDEIEANFQTEGDLRREVQADIRRKIEIGSYQGRRHRQGLPVRGQRTKTNARSRKGPKRTVAGKKKA